A genomic segment from Torulaspora delbrueckii CBS 1146 chromosome 3, complete genome encodes:
- the CAB1 gene encoding pantothenate kinase (similar to Saccharomyces cerevisiae YDR531W; ancestral locus Anc_1.18): protein MRSSMAQEISYPCPYAEGIFTIAIDIGGSLAKVVFSPFKSNRILFDTVETERIDKFVRLLHSIIDNHHGGDYSTTQIVATGGGAYKFYDLLKKEFPSVVDIKRLDEMQCLIKGVDAFIHEIPDEVFTFNDQDGAQNVLLPNGSQNSPKTYPYLLVNIGSGVSILKVDDRDTFSRVGGSSLGGGTLWGLLSLITGAQTYDQMLDWANEGDNTTVDMLVGDIYGSDYSKIGLKSSSIASSFGKVFQNRRGSVSKSTSPVPADSKTSHVDIALRNKKFKNPDVCKSLLYAISNNIGQIAYLQAKIHKVQNIYFGGSYIRGHLTTMNTLSYAINFWSQGRKQAFFLKHEGYLGAMGALLSA, encoded by the coding sequence ATGCGAAGCTCAATGGCTCAAGAGATTAGCTACCCTTGCCCGTACGCTGAAGGAATCTTCACAATAGCGATTGACATTGGAGGTAGTCTAGCTAAAGTGGTATTTTCTCCGTTTAAAAGTAATAGGATTTTGTTTGATACTGTCGAGACAGAGAggattgataaatttgtCCGATTATTGCATTCTATCATTGATAACCACCATGGCGGTGATTACTCCACAACACAGATTGTAGCAACCGGCGGAGGGGCATATAAATTCTACGACCTTTTAAAGAAAGAGTTTCCCAGTGTGGTTGACATTAAGCGGCTCGATGAAATGCAATGCTTGATCAAGGGCGTTGATGCCTTCATTCATGAAATTCCAGATGAGGTTTTCACGTTTAATGACCAGGATGGTGCACAAAATGTTTTACTGCCCAACGGCTCTCAGAATTCGCCCAAGACATACCCATACTTGCTCGTTAATATAGGGTCTGGTGTatcgatcttgaaagttgatgaTCGAGACACCTTTTCTCGTGTAGGTGGTTCATCTCTCGGCGGAGGGACTCTATGGGGTCTTTTGTCACTGATTACTGGTGCCCAAACTTACGACCAAATGTTGGACTGGGCTAACGAGGGAGATAACACAACAGTGGATATGTTAGTTGGAGACATTTATGGATCTGATTACAGCAAGATCGGTCtaaaatcatcaagtaTAGCCAGTTCATTTGGCAAAGTATTCCAGAATAGAAGAGGTTCCGTTAGTAAGTCCACTTCTCCGGTACCAGCTGACTCAAAGACTTCACACGTCGATATAGCATTGAGaaataaaaaattcaagaatccAGATGTTTGCAAAAGTTTACTATACGCCATCTCTAATAATATAGGGCAAATTGCATACCTTCAGGCTAAAATCCACAAGGTACAAAATATTTATTTTGGGGGTTCATATATCAGAGGACATTTGACAACGATGAACACATTAAGCTACGCAATAAACTTTTGGTCTCAGGGAAGGAAACAAGCATTTTTCCTCAAGCACGAAGGGTATCTTGGAGCAATGGGAGCTCTATTGAGTGCTTAA
- the DCG1 gene encoding Dcg1p (similar to Saccharomyces cerevisiae DCG1 (YIR030C)), which produces MVLDLLVVNPNSSRSMSDEIARSVAAVDAFRAFAFKTTYMTGPEGAPPQIDGEETSHQSCDACLPLLKDPESEYFYKRYDGILIGCFSDHPLVEALTCLTDAPPVVGLLNSSLSFVSLFPSGPSSVITSNKEWVEILDASVEKKFLTGEARARGLWKGTVSSNLQVLELHSEENFGKIVERIRRENVERLGSKYVILGCAGFSGLQYKLKKIFPEVIFVDPIILGFQTLLSSATFLKCQNV; this is translated from the coding sequence ATGGTTCTGGATTTACTGGTAGTCAATCCGAACAGCTCGCGGTCAATGAGCGATGAGATCGCCCGCAGCGTTGCTGCGGTCGACGCTTTTCGCGCATTCGCGTTTAAGACAACTTATATGACAGGACCCGAGGGAGCTCCGCCGCAGATCGACGGTGAGGAGACTAGTCACCAAAGTTGTGATGCGTGTTTGCCGCTTTTGAAGGACCCCGAGTCGGAGTATTTTTACAAACGTTATGATGGGATTCTTATCGGTTGTTTTTCCGATCACCCACTTGTTGAAGCCCTAACGTGTTTGACTGATGCTCCACCTGTTGTGGGGCTTTTGAACAGTAGTTTAAGCTTTGTTAGCCTGTTCCCTTCGGGGCCTAGTTCTGTAATCACTTCGAACAAGGAATGGGTTGAAATTTTAGACGCAAGTgtagagaagaaatttttgactgGTGAAGCACGCGCAAGGGGCCTGTGGAAAGGCACTGTTTCCTCGAATTTGCAAGTATTGGAATTGCACTCTGAGGAGAATTTCGGTAAAATTGTCGAAAGAATCCGTCGCGAGAACGTCGAGAGATTGGGTTCCAAATATGTGATTTTAGGGTGTGCTGGATTCTCTGGTTTGCAAtacaaattgaaaaagattttCCCTGAAGTGATATTTGTCGATCCTATTATTTTAGgttttcaaactcttctttcCAGTgctactttcttgaagtgtCAGAATGTTTAA
- the AGE1 gene encoding GTPase-activating protein AGE1 (similar to Saccharomyces cerevisiae AGE1 (YDR524C); ancestral locus Anc_1.23) — protein sequence MGQFVSRSEVVNEVECRDRQLFTEHNGIFVPVVKADAVYKISVGSRVERVVCELRGPLTFNLELRKAKTSGQFIFNIDRPCLMGFYRLKCLDIDTEVYIEGQEPTKELKFPSIETWLPDGNDFRKLIASLEDNIGSMQKNVNWKSFLENLIKFNDLLTSMGSVCANLQTFKFSLPNHPFQRLFNDEFQHWLRSYRSSNIDQLSQSLGKDVISPLQEFVDYEKQNQKTLLKKQKNFNEAIKSMYSSQSTSPLTAKSNYELARLEYQDYLYQSYVIGSPMQKLYNSISYFLNYPTDDTISRINENYTKKTNQLKSTIRRAKSIDDLMKTYTSLGVSHKENYLLVRTSLNDHENVTNNNSTGNNNPNNSSHWHKRWATLDGSVLTIFHSSKKMPFQLIDLSFACIKQINKMVIEIITSGSTSQTSLLANVNSSSSSSDHDVGIARMRVYLQFKDDSDAKSWLAALQQSNMDTKQSHDSSATNSSKAHDTLIDLVMRQHESNSKCCDCGNSETVEWISISLLCVLCIKCSGVHRSMGSHISKVRSLTLDNFTSPEILHLLHNNVSNANVNSIYESKHSKETKIKPSSSDVERSQYIIDKYQGRKMVDDGEQGSKTSLRSLIKAIHLNSIYFLQKTIAQSKLTLREVVNEQARGDEMPTIFQYSLKHHEMVNGKPVFFITEFLLYNGLPVDNIPENTVNWSPGVIDYWRTKISIYGTYSPTSSKTPANRETQLSSLVIPSEKAPNRRWTLNHMPNSPQIKSPTNLLNMHKSLKLSKKGASKKE from the coding sequence ATGGGACAGTTTGTGAGTAGGAGTGAAGTGGTTAATGAAGTGGAGTGTCGTGATAGACAACTGTTTACTGAACACAATGGGATCTTTGTGCCTGTTGTGAAGGCGGATGCAGTGTATAAAATCAGCGTTGGTTCAAGGGTTGAGCGTGTAGTTTGTGAGTTGCGTGGGCCTTTGACGTTCAATTTGGAGTTAAGAAAGGCGAAAACTAGTGGTCAGtttattttcaatattGATAGGCCGTGTCTGATGGGATTTTACCGGTTGAAATGCTTGGATATCGATACAGAAGTTTATATTGAGGGGCAAGAACCTACAaaagagttgaaatttcCATCTATAGAGACATGGTTGCCTGATGGCAATGATTTTAGGAAACTGATTGCTTCGTTAGAGGATAATATTGGATCAATGCAGAAAAATGTCAATTGGAAATCATTTTTGGAGAATCTGATAAAGTTTAACGATCTTTTAACCTCGATGGGTTCAGTGTGTGCAAATTTacaaactttcaaatttagtCTGCCGAACCATCCCTTCCAGagacttttcaatgatgagTTTCAACACTGGTTACGATCATACAGGTCCTCGAACATCGATCAGTTGTCACAATCCCTGGGGAAAGATGTGATATCACCATTGCAAGAGTTTGTTGATTATGAGAAACAGAATCAAAAGaccttgttgaagaaacaaaagaatttcaacGAAGCGATCAAATCAATGTATTCCTCGCAATCGACTTCACCACTCACAGCAAAAAGTAATTACGAGCTGGCAAGGTTAGAGTACCAAGATTACCTTTATCAAAGCTACGTTATCGGTTCGCCAATGCAAAAGCTTTACAATTCTATCTCATATTTTTTGAATTATCCCACAGATGACACAATTTCACGAATTAATGAAAACTATACCAAGAAAACtaatcaattgaaatcaacaatCAGACGGGCAAAGAGCATCGACGACTTGATGAAGACCTATACAAGCCTCGGAGTATCGCATAAGGAAAACTATCTGTTAGTTAGAACAAGCCTCAACGATCACGAAAATGTAACGAATAATAACTCCACAGGAAATAATAACCCCAACAACAGTTCACATTGGCACAAGAGATGGGCTACTTTAGATGGTTCTGTCTTGACCATCTTCCATAGCTCAAAGAAAATGCCTTTTCAGTTAATCGACCTGTCATTTGCTTGCATCAAACAAATAAACAAGATGGTCATTGAAATAATAACATCCGGTTCAACGTCACAGACATCACTTTTGGCTAATGTTAactcatcctcatcatcttccGATCACGACGTAGGCATCGCACGAATGAGGGTGTATTTGCAATTCAAGGATGACTCAGATGCGAAAAGTTGGCTTGCTGCACTACAACAATCTAACATGGACACAAAACAATCTCATGACTCATCAGCAACCAATAGCTCGAAAGCTCACGATACATTGATTGACTTAGTCATGCGGCAGCatgaatcaaattcaaagtgCTGCGATTGCGGGAACTCCGAAACCGTTGAGTGGATTTCAATAAGTTTACTCTGTGTCCTATGCATAAAATGCTCAGGTGTTCATCGTTCCATGGGGTCCCATATCTCAAAAGTCAGGTCTTTAACTCTCGATAATTTCACTTCACCAGAGATTTTGCATCTGCTTCATAACAACGTATCCAATGCAAATGTGAACTCTATTTATGAGTCAAAACattccaaagaaaccaaaatTAAGCCAAGTTCGTCGGACGTTGAAAGATCCCAATACATTATAGACAAATATCAAGGAAGGAAAATGGTAGATGACGGGGAACAGGGCAGTAAAACATCATTGAGATCATTGATCAAGGCTATTCATTTAAACAGCATCTATTTTTTACAAAAGACAATAGCTCAATCTAAACTAACGCTGAGAGAGGTGGTGAATGAGCAAGCAAGAGGCGATGAAATGCCTACAATATTTCAGTACTCTTTAAAACATCATGAGATGGTTAATGGTAAACCtgtatttttcattacAGAGTTTCTATTATACAATGGGCTTCCAGTAGATAACATTCCCGAAAATACGGTGAATTGGTCTCCGGGTGTTATAGATTATTGGAGAACCAAGATTAGTATTTATGGAACATATTcaccaacttcttcaaaaacGCCGGCGAATCGCGAGACACAGTTATCATCATTAGTCATACCGTCGGAGAAGGCGCCCAACAGGCGTTGGACTCTAAATCATATGCCGAATTCCCCACAAATAAAGTCGCCAACCAATTTGCTTAATATGCACAAGTCattaaaactttcaaaaaaaggAGCCAGCAAGAAGGAATAA
- the KRE28 gene encoding Kre28p (similar to Saccharomyces cerevisiae YDR532C; ancestral locus Anc_1.19) — translation MHSHNDRNFAAEVKTLEDETTRGSEQALASQEQRAAAAVHEITHSITSMSQENDLVKAEDTEGSDRNIIDPSNLGDKIVEFEKFIELLKLTHLEQETLDFFLRYTISSADLLRLKSTQDAKYLELEEKVQELEHGVSENHQREIDETKLMIFNGTEELAKDQDMVNELFLETTDVLEECEELMKELERAREEKKASQDQHENEQPPVDELYRKGDKVRQSYNSLKILEERMKQLESMKKEYDSNDKFHKSPFDPASTKTGCALNSLIRLWKSNFLPSHGWSNLELYPQTKRFQFDVSESHTIVIALDEGSKIKDVLVYIKDKSGVRIDENMQLELKQQHIGSAEIYKSMEDIIDRLIVLKTSGDHT, via the coding sequence ATGCATTCGCATAATGATCGAAATTTTGCTGCGGAAGTCAAGacattggaagatgaaacaACTAGGGGCAGTGAACAGGCGCTAGCCAGTCAGGAACAGCGGGCAGCGGCCGCTGTACATGAGATTACGCACTCTATAACTTCTATGAGCCAGGAAAATGATCTGGTAAAAGCTGAGGATACTGAAGGTTCAGATAGAAATATAATTGATCCGAGCAACCTTGGTGATAAGATCGTCGAGTTTGAGAAATTCATTGAACTGCTTAAATTGACACACTTGGAACAAGAGACTTTAGACTTCTTCCTCAGGTATACAATTTCGTCAGCAGATCTTTTGAGGCTAAAGTCGACGCAAGATGCAAAGTATTtggaacttgaagaaaaagtgCAAGAGCTTGAACATGGGGTTAGTGAGAATCATCAACGAGAGATTGACGAAACaaagttgatgatttttAATGGTACCGAAGAATTGGCCAAGGATCAGGATATGGTAAATGAGCTCTTCTTGGAGACTACAGATGTGTTAGAAGAGTGTGAAGAGCTTATGAAGGAGTTGGAACGGGCTCGAGAGGAGAAAAAGGCCAGCCAAGATCAACATGAAAATGAACAGCCACCAGTAGATGAGCTTTACAGAAAGGGAGATAAGGTCAGGCAATCTTACAATAGTTTAAAGATACTGGAGGAGCGGATGAAACAGCTAGAGAGtatgaagaaagaatatgaTAGTAATGACAAATTTCATAAATCACCTTTTGATCCAGCGTCAACTAAAACTGGATGCGCCTTGAACTCCTTGATACGGTTATGGAAATCTAATTTTTTACCTAGTCATGGCTGGTCTAACTTGGAATTGTACCCCCAAACCAAGAggtttcaatttgatgtCTCCGAGAGTCACACCATAGTCATAGCGCTTGATGAGGGAAGCAAAATAAAAGATGTTTTAGTGTATATAAAGGACAAATCGGGAGTCAGGATAGACGAAAACATGCAACTGGAATTAAAGCAACAACATATCGGATCTGCGGAAATCTATAAATCTATGGAAGATATCATTGATCGCTTGATAGTCCTGAAAACGTCCGGTGATCATACTTAA
- the TDEL0C06880 gene encoding uncharacterized protein (similar to Saccharomyces cerevisiae LRE1 (YCL051W) and HLR1 (YDR528W); ancestral locus Anc_1.15) yields the protein MTDTQHLQVAGSLPSDPTTTPSGRGHRHKRSLAISGDFDFLKQPISLPPLPCNTPEAEKNNVEDTIQLTEPPGIVADKQIGFEDVSTRPTTDRNSAVSPRFFISEEPKFSSPFHGVPDAIINLDDALETKPKSFKSHRRSESAPAELTVLLSAKTIARDTQMIEEEDDDLGSDADRGVPVIMNESIRAGLLSPLRPSSPSPMNHAQSPAYDESPARSPVNYKSDNLNTLKINRQKQRYYHYTKKLPMNSGSNIQPQSLREKASSSSLSSACVKTPLSVDHTPSKQVSTPSTPVTPSCLNTHWNSYGVESSGRLTSPFRSQQLRSHKFTSVGNTPSTSFGYESRVYDMPHGRSNSESVSSRDDRTLNKKDMSFADDHDVTDGDKSVNDGDVLPISRELLFGQPGDSVDLSSLSSPSKEQYDSYKSSSRENSILTTPRDDEDIVPSTTANESSEPRSVSDSAFIVQGSRKGKRKMRSRLNVSS from the coding sequence ATGACTGATACACAGCACTTGCAGGTAGCAGGTTCTCTACCGTCCGACCCCACTACAACACCATCCGGTAGAGGTCATCGACATAAGAGGTCCCTTGCGATCTCTGGGGACTTTGATTTCCTCAAACAGCCGATATCGCTACCTCCTTTACCGTGTAATACCCCAGAGGCAGAGAAGAATAATGTTGAGGATACTATTCAACTGACCGAACCACCAGGTATTGTTGCTGACAAACAGATCGGTTTTGAAGATGTGTCAACACGGCCCACAACTGATCGTAACTCAGCTGTAAGTCCTCGTTTTTTCATAAGTGAAGAGCCCAAGTTCTCATCACCATTTCATGGAGTACCAGACGCCATTATCAACTTGGATGATGCTTTGGAGACGAAGCCGAAATCATTTAAATCGCATAGAAGGTCCGAATCTGCCCCTGCTGAACTGACAGTTTTACTGAGTGCCAAAACCATAGCAAGGGATACCCAAATgatagaagaagaagatgacgaccTTGGTTCTGATGCGGACCGTGGTGTTCCTGTAATTATGAATGAGAGTATCAGGGCAGGTTTACTCTCGCCACTGAGGCCCTCGTCACCCTCGCCAATGAATCACGCACAATCTCCAGCATATGATGAATCACCAGCACGATCACCTGTTAACTATAAAAGCGATAACCTTAACACGTTAAAGATCAATAGACAGAAGCAACGATACTACCATTATACCAAGAAACTCCCAATGAATTCGGGTTCAAATATACAGCCTCAGTCCTTAAGAGAGAAAGCATCTTCAAGTTCTCTCTCATCTGCATGCGTTAAGACTCCATTATCTGTCGACCACACGCCATCGAAACAAGTTTCCACCCCATCAACACCAGTAACTCCAAGTTGTTTGAATACCCATTGGAATAGCTACGGCGTGGAAAGTAGTGGCAGGTTGACTAGTCCTTTTAGATCACAGCAACTGCGCTCCCACAAATTCACAAGTGTTGGTAACACGCCAAGTACAAGTTTCGGTTACGAATCCAGAGTTTACGATATGCCACATGGTAGGTCCAACTCAGAATCGGTCTCTTCGAGAGATGACAGAACgttgaacaagaaagatatgTCTTTTGCCGATGATCATGACGTGACAGATGGAGATAAAAGTGTCAATGATGGTGATGTCTTACCTATTTCAAGGGAACTACTATTCGGACAGCCAGGCGATTCTGTCGACCTTTCATCCTTATCATCTCCCAGCAAAGAACAATATGACAGCTATAAGAGCTCCAGTAGAGAGAACAGCATTTTAACGACGCCGCGAGACGACGAAGATATTGTCCCGTCAACAACGGCTAATGAATCATCAGAGCCACGGAGCGTTAGCGACAGCGCTTTCATTGTACAAGGATCACGCAAAGGCAAGCGTAAAATGAGATCCAGGCTTAACGTTTCTTCATGA
- the TDEL0C06800 gene encoding uncharacterized protein (similar to Saccharomyces cerevisiae YDR524C-B and YCL048W-A; ancestral locus Anc_1.22) has protein sequence MQFKNIVAAFATVAAAQAANQSNGSNGSNGSNSSSSSVPTGAANSNVLNAGVFGAAVAAGVAFLF, from the coding sequence ATGcaattcaagaacattGTCGCTGCTTTCGCTactgttgctgctgctcaAGCCGCTAACCAATCTAACGGTTCCAACGGTTCCAACGGTTccaactcttcttcttccagtgTCCCAACTGGTGCTGCTAACTCCAATGTTTTGAACGCTGGTGTTTTCGgtgctgctgttgctgctggTGTCGCTTTCTTGTTCTAA
- the QCR7 gene encoding ubiquinol--cytochrome-c reductase subunit 7 (similar to Saccharomyces cerevisiae QCR7 (YDR529C); ancestral locus Anc_1.16) produces MPQSLTSVVKMGDFILKNSALAKIAVPVAQQFVNLSGYRKMGLRFDDLLSEENPVAQTALKRLPEDESYARVFRIIRAHQTSLTQHLLPENEWIKASEDVPYLTPYILEAEAAAKEKADLDNLEISK; encoded by the coding sequence ATGCCACAATCTTTAACCTCTGTCGTGAAAATGGGTGACTTCATCCTAAAGAACTCAGCGCTGGCCAAAATTGCCGTTCCAGTTGCTCAACAATTTGTCAACCTATCTGGTTACAGAAAGATGGGTCTCAGATTCGATGATCTGTTATCTGAAGAGAACCCAGTTGCTCAAACCgccttgaaaagattgccAGAAGATGAATCCTACGCAAGAGTTTTCAGAATTATCAGGGCTCACCAAACCAGTTTGACTCAGCACTTATTGCCAGAAAATGAGTGGATTAAGGCTAGCGAAGATGTTCCTTACTTGACTCCCTACATTTTGGAAGCTGAAGCAGCTGCTAAGGAGAAGGCTGATCTGGACAACTTGGAGATCAGCAAATAA
- the TDEL0C06860 gene encoding uncharacterized protein (similar to Saccharomyces cerevisiae APA1 (YCL050C) and APA2 (YDR530C); ancestral locus Anc_1.17), whose amino-acid sequence MLPENLSDLISKKYSEAVENKHLSFTDSTTKKFKDAKTGMGYVVTYAPSLASKPERGDQPGRNPFADPEPELTVLDNVADGEYKLLLNKFPVVPEHTLLVTNEFKQQTSPLSPKDLMTAYNLLVKLDDEDENKRNMVIYNSGPSSGSSQDHKHLQILQLPQNFVTLQDKLCSGKDHFIPNFKTEPLQDDKVSFAHFVVPLPEEEDKVDEDLLAMSYISLVQRTLTFFQDWLNERPELADNKGYNVLLTKKWLCLVPRSSTKARSMEVGFNSTGYAGLILVKTQEAYDLIEQDPHRVDQALLECGFPNTAGKKSTEYNY is encoded by the coding sequence ATGTTGCCTGAGAACTTGTCAGATCTTATTTCGAAGAAATACAGtgaagctgttgaaaataAGCACCTTTCCTTTACTGATTCCACTACCAAGAAATTTAAGGATGCTAAGACTGGAATGGGGTATGTTGTCACCTACGCCCCCAGTTTGGCTTCGAAACCTGAACGTGGTGACCAACCCGGCAGAAACCCTTTCGCAGACCCTGAACCAGAATTGACTGTGTTGGACAATGTGGCTGATGGTGAGTACAAGCTGTTACTAAACAAGTTCCCAGTGGTCCCAGAACACACTCTATTGGTTACGAACGAGTTCAAGCAACAAACCTCGCCATTAAGTCCTAAAGATTTGATGACTGCGTACAATTTGCTGGTAAagcttgatgatgaagacgaaaACAAGAGAAATATGGTCATTTACAATTCGGGACCTTCCAGTGGATCTTCCCAGGATCACAAGCACTTGCAAATCTTGCAACTGCCTCAAAACTTCGTGACCCTACAGGATAAATTATGCAGTGGTAAGGATCATTTCattccaaatttcaagaccGAACCTCTACAGGACGATAAGGTGTCATTCGCTCACTTTGTGGTTCCACTGCcggaagaagaagacaaggTGGATGAAGATCTCCTTGCCATGTCCTACATCTCGCTAGTGCAACGTACTCTAACTTTTTTCCAGGATTGGCTAAACGAAAGACCAGAACTTGCCGATAACAAAGGTTACAACGTTCTATTGACCAAGAAATGGCTCTGTCTCGTCCCACGTTCTAGCACCAAGGCCAGGAGCATGGAAGTTGGGTTCAACTCCACGGGTTACGCGGGCCTCATTCTTGTCAAGACTCAGGAAGCTTACGATCTCATCGAGCAAGATCCGCACCGCGTTGACCAAGCACTATTAGAGTGTGGGTTCCCAAACACAGCGGGCAAGAAGTCCACCGAGTACAATTACTAG
- the RBA50 gene encoding Rba50p (similar to Saccharomyces cerevisiae RBA50 (YDR527W); ancestral locus Anc_1.20) — protein MDLLGDIVERDTDLSDDELSKSPVSNKNGFPELYKPKKISSWKQRLREKKPEPAARKSEAQTIHDENLQSMEKMSNEEILREKQELMETLDPKLLHQLIRNINKRSKGGPLFAEIEGASGTWVGGTSEMKDLPSLSDDQVDRALGIEPMEAAEQVESEPSERDIEDEDDVAPLDFQIAQTVDHMTNEELLKDVHFVTHDHCHDEQKLDINDPDFDQKLHDKFFPDLPKDVEKLQWMKASPDEEKPTVIEDVSHCRFDFNGNLVPPTREITSTTHSALHHHSDDAHLAGYTIPELQRLSRSTYPAQRAIAVQTLGRILYKLGKQSYYQLVPEVDLETYQEDGSTIKVVEKIYGMFWDLVRDCRIPECLQDAADEKKTSHLSTRNYALDALWLWKKGGGDFRKSDK, from the coding sequence ATGGATTTGTTGGGGGATATTGTCGAGAGAGATACAGATTTGTCAGATGATGAGCTGTCAAAGAGCCCTGTGTCTAATAAGAATGGATTTCCAGAGCTTTATaaaccaaagaaaatctCTTCATGGAAACAACGTCTGAGAGAGAAGAAGCCTGAACCAGCGGCCAGGAAATCGGAGGCACAAACTATACATGATGAGAATTTGCAGAGTATGGAAAAGATGtcaaatgaagaaattttgagaGAGAAGCAAGAGCTTATGGAAACCTTGGATCCTAAACTTTTGCATCAGTTAATACGCAACATCAACAAGAGGTCCAAAGGTGGGCCCCTTTTCGCTGAAATCGAAGGTGCTTCTGGTACCTGGGTAGGTGGTACCAGTgagatgaaagatttaccTTCGTTAAGCGATGACCAGGTCGATAGGGCTCTAGGTATTGAACCAATGGAAGCAGCGGAACAAGTAGAATCCGAGCCAAGTGAGAGagatattgaggatgaggatgatgtCGCTCCTCTGGATTTCCAAATCGCTCAAACAGTCGACCATATGACCAATGAAGAGCTTCTGAAGGACGTTCATTTTGTTACCCATGATCATTGCCACGATGAGCAGAAACTTGATATAAATGATCCTGATTTCGACCAAAAATTGCATGACAAGTTCTTTCCAGATTTACCCAAGGATGTTGAGAAGTTACAGTGGATGAAAGCTTCcccagatgaagaaaagcCCACAGTTATTGAAGATGTTTCCCATTGTAGGTTTGATTTTAACGGTAATTTAGTGCCACCTACCAGAGAGATTACTTCTACGACACACTCGGCTCTACATCATCACTCGGATGATGCTCATTTAGCAGGGTACACAATACCGGAATTGCAAAgactttcaagatccaCATATCCAGCTCAGAGAGCTATTGCTGTACAAACTTTGGGCCGTATCCTTTATAAGCTCGGGAAACAATCCTACTACCAACTGGTCCCCGAAGTGGATCTGGAGACCTACCAAGAGGACGGAAGTACCATCAAAGTGGTGGAAAAGATTTACGGTATGTTTTGGGATCTTGTTCGGGATTGTAGAATACCGGAGTGTTTACAAGATGCAGCTGACGAGAAAAAGACAAGTCATTTATCAACTAGAAATTATGCATTAGATGCGCTCTGGTTGTGGAAAAAAGGTGGTGGTGATTTTAGAAAGAGTGACAAGTAG
- the SNA2 gene encoding Sna2p (similar to Saccharomyces cerevisiae SNA2 (YDR525W-A); ancestral locus Anc_1.21): MHARDWFLVLVSIFAPPIAVWLKRGFFTKDLLINVLLCLLGFIPGLIHALYVISQHPYHEDMTEGLTHAANNYGSTA, translated from the coding sequence ATGCACGCTCGCGATTGGTTTTTGGTATTGGTCTCCATTTTCGCCCCTCCAATAGCTGTTTGGCTTAAGAGAGGTTTCTTTACAAAAGATCTGTTGATCAACGTCCTATTGTGTTTACTAGGTTTTATACCGGGTTTGATCCATGCACTTTACGTGATTAGCCAACATCCATACCATGAGGATATGACCGAAGGTCTGACGCATGCAGCTAACAATTATGGATCTACAGCTTAA